A window of the Candidatus Jettenia caeni genome harbors these coding sequences:
- a CDS encoding Fe-S cluster assembly protein — protein MWDYSEKVKDHFFHPRNVGDIEDPDAVGEVGSLACGDALKLMLKLDGSGRITDAKFKTFGCGSAIASASALTEMVKGKTLSEAAKITDNDIAEYLDGLPEQKMHCSVMGREALEAAIANYRGQKIEKPVDEGTIVCKCFGVTDNKIAHEVREHKLTTIEQVTNFCKAGGGCRSCHPQIQAIIDEVWQKEKEKVMIAKSPAKRLTNIQKMKMVQEVIERDIRPTLQADGGDIELIDIDGDRVTVSFRKSCVECPSSKVTLKSTVEAKLREFVTDSLIVEEVSS, from the coding sequence GTGTGGGATTATTCTGAAAAGGTTAAAGACCATTTTTTCCATCCAAGAAATGTGGGCGATATTGAAGACCCAGATGCTGTTGGTGAAGTTGGAAGTCTTGCCTGCGGGGATGCATTAAAGTTGATGTTAAAACTGGACGGATCTGGTCGTATTACCGATGCAAAGTTTAAAACATTTGGGTGTGGAAGCGCCATAGCCTCTGCCAGCGCCTTGACAGAGATGGTCAAGGGAAAGACGTTAAGCGAGGCTGCAAAAATTACCGATAATGATATTGCTGAGTATTTGGACGGGCTTCCTGAGCAAAAGATGCATTGTTCTGTAATGGGACGCGAAGCTCTGGAAGCGGCTATTGCCAATTATCGGGGACAAAAAATAGAGAAACCCGTTGATGAAGGGACTATTGTTTGTAAATGTTTTGGTGTGACAGATAATAAAATTGCCCATGAGGTTAGAGAACATAAATTAACCACCATTGAGCAGGTTACTAATTTCTGCAAGGCGGGAGGTGGGTGCCGCTCATGCCATCCCCAAATTCAGGCCATTATAGATGAAGTTTGGCAAAAAGAAAAGGAGAAGGTAATGATTGCGAAGAGTCCTGCTAAAAGATTGACAAATATTCAAAAAATGAAGATGGTACAAGAAGTTATTGAAAGGGATATTCGTCCTACTCTTCAGGCTGATGGAGGCGATATTGAACTGATCGATATAGATGGTGACCGTGTTACGGTCTCTTTTCGGAAAAGCTGCGTAGAGTGCCCCAGCTCAAAGGTTACGTTGAAATCAACCGTAGAGGCAAAATTAAGGGAATTTGTAACAGATTCGCTTATCGTCGAGGAGGTGTCCTCATGA
- a CDS encoding excinuclease ABC subunit A has product MTKENNNSNNIIAIRGAREHNLKGINIDIPRDRLVVITGISGSGKSSLAFDTIYAEGQRRYIESLSSYARQFLDQIQKPDVELIEGLPPTIAIEQRTCPPSPRSTVATVTEIYDYLRLLYAKIGTPYCYHCKCIISRQSIDQMVQRIMEIPQGTKVMLLAPLIKGKKGEHREVFQSIMQKGYVRARVNNAIMDLKAIPKLARYKSHEIDVIVDRLIIKDDIQARLYDSIETCLQLGEGVMLVSQEHEKTWIDSILSERYACPECGRGYEELTPRMFSFNSPYGTCPSCDGLGNTLDFDPELVVPNKQLNIKEGAIDAWQNWGSLTQTHYDNQITAFSKIFPNSLNVPFEKLSKEVTDALFFGIQDFEGVIPNLRRIYEKTTSERIIKRLSSYRGYRICASCNGARLRPESLSVKIHEKSIHEIMDLTTEEAFHFFNALKLHNQQIIISQQILKEIQNRLSFMIDVGLHYLTLGRSSDTLSGGEAQRTQLAKQIGSGLVGICYVLDEPTIGLHPRDNEHLLQTLYTLRDKGNTVILVEHDEDTIRHSDYIIDLGPGAGEKGGSIVAQGTLKEITHNHTSLTGQYLNQTFKIELPDKRRSVQLENSIEIKGARAHNLKSIHVKIPLKTFCCVTGVSGSGKSTLVNDILLRSLKKLLYNSHDLPGEHDEILGIEHIDKVIEIDQSPIGHTPRSNPATYTRAFDLIRSLFAQIPEAKIRGYTAGRYSFNISGGRCEVCKGQGIKKVEMHFLPDMYVTCEECGGKRYNKATLEVTYKDKSISDVLDMRIEDAYLFFKNIPKIERIVRTLKNVGLGYIKLGQSSTSLSGGESQRIKLATELSKQATGKTLYILDEPTTGLHFADIQQLLKILHQLVDLGNTVLVIEHNLDVIKTADYLIDLGPEGGANGGEIVAAGTPEQIAKIERSYTGRFLKKALS; this is encoded by the coding sequence ATGACGAAAGAAAATAATAATTCAAATAATATCATCGCTATCCGTGGCGCCAGAGAACACAATCTCAAAGGAATTAATATCGATATCCCACGGGACCGGCTCGTTGTTATTACCGGTATCAGTGGTTCTGGAAAATCATCCCTCGCTTTTGACACAATTTACGCAGAAGGTCAACGCCGGTATATTGAGAGCCTTTCCTCTTACGCACGGCAATTTTTAGATCAAATACAAAAACCTGACGTAGAACTTATTGAGGGTCTTCCGCCCACCATTGCCATTGAGCAACGTACCTGCCCACCGAGTCCGCGCTCAACGGTGGCAACTGTTACTGAAATTTATGATTATTTGCGTTTACTGTATGCAAAAATTGGCACTCCTTATTGTTATCATTGTAAATGTATTATTTCCCGCCAAAGTATTGATCAGATGGTCCAAAGGATAATGGAAATTCCTCAAGGAACCAAGGTTATGCTTCTTGCACCACTTATCAAAGGTAAAAAGGGCGAACACCGGGAGGTATTTCAGTCAATAATGCAAAAGGGTTATGTACGTGCCCGTGTTAATAATGCCATTATGGATCTTAAGGCCATCCCAAAATTAGCAAGGTATAAATCCCACGAGATTGATGTAATTGTGGACCGGTTGATCATAAAAGACGATATACAGGCACGTCTGTATGATTCAATAGAAACGTGCCTCCAATTAGGCGAAGGAGTTATGTTGGTAAGCCAGGAGCATGAGAAAACCTGGATAGATTCTATCCTGAGTGAACGTTATGCCTGTCCTGAGTGTGGAAGGGGTTACGAGGAATTAACGCCACGCATGTTTTCATTTAATAGTCCTTATGGTACATGCCCTAGTTGTGATGGACTTGGGAATACCCTTGATTTTGACCCGGAACTAGTCGTCCCTAATAAACAACTTAACATCAAAGAAGGGGCTATTGATGCCTGGCAAAACTGGGGATCGCTAACTCAAACTCATTACGATAACCAAATTACGGCATTCTCAAAAATTTTCCCAAATTCTCTGAACGTACCCTTTGAAAAATTAAGCAAAGAAGTTACAGACGCCTTGTTCTTTGGTATACAAGATTTTGAAGGAGTAATTCCTAACCTCAGGCGCATCTATGAAAAAACAACCAGCGAGCGCATTATCAAGCGTCTTTCCAGCTATAGGGGTTATAGAATCTGCGCATCTTGCAATGGAGCCAGGTTGCGTCCTGAGTCCCTCTCAGTGAAAATTCATGAGAAATCGATTCATGAAATTATGGATCTAACCACAGAAGAAGCCTTTCATTTCTTTAATGCTTTGAAGTTACATAACCAACAAATAATTATTTCTCAGCAAATTCTCAAAGAAATTCAAAACAGGCTTTCCTTTATGATAGATGTAGGACTACATTATTTAACTCTGGGGCGCAGCAGTGATACTCTTTCCGGGGGTGAGGCACAAAGAACACAGCTTGCCAAACAGATAGGATCAGGTCTTGTCGGAATTTGTTATGTACTCGATGAGCCAACAATAGGACTTCATCCGAGAGATAATGAACACCTTCTGCAAACCTTATATACATTACGAGATAAGGGAAATACCGTTATCCTTGTGGAACATGACGAAGATACCATTCGCCACTCAGATTATATTATCGACCTCGGTCCTGGCGCAGGGGAAAAAGGCGGCAGTATTGTTGCCCAGGGTACCCTGAAAGAAATCACTCACAATCATACATCATTAACCGGGCAATATCTCAACCAAACATTTAAAATTGAACTTCCCGACAAAAGAAGAAGCGTCCAGTTAGAAAACTCTATCGAAATAAAAGGAGCCCGCGCTCATAATCTAAAATCCATCCATGTAAAAATTCCCTTAAAAACCTTTTGCTGTGTCACGGGTGTATCCGGCTCCGGGAAAAGTACACTCGTTAACGATATTCTCCTTCGTTCCCTTAAGAAACTGTTATACAACAGTCATGATCTGCCAGGAGAACATGACGAGATTCTTGGTATTGAGCACATTGACAAAGTTATAGAAATTGATCAATCTCCAATAGGACATACTCCGCGCTCGAATCCCGCAACCTATACAAGGGCATTTGATTTGATTCGTTCCCTCTTTGCGCAAATTCCGGAAGCGAAGATCCGTGGTTACACAGCAGGAAGGTATAGCTTTAATATCAGTGGCGGACGATGTGAAGTCTGCAAAGGACAGGGAATTAAAAAAGTAGAGATGCATTTTCTTCCTGATATGTACGTTACGTGCGAAGAGTGTGGGGGAAAAAGATACAACAAAGCGACACTGGAGGTTACTTACAAAGATAAAAGCATTTCAGATGTTCTCGATATGCGTATTGAAGACGCCTATCTTTTTTTCAAAAATATTCCCAAGATTGAACGCATTGTAAGAACACTTAAAAACGTTGGGCTGGGATATATTAAACTGGGGCAGTCCAGCACATCTCTCTCTGGAGGAGAGTCGCAGAGAATCAAACTTGCCACTGAACTCTCTAAACAAGCGACGGGAAAAACACTCTATATTCTCGATGAGCCGACAACAGGACTACACTTTGCTGACATACAACAGCTTCTTAAGATATTACATCAGCTTGTCGATTTGGGCAATACGGTTCTCGTGATAGAACATAATTTGGACGTTATTAAAACAGCAGATTACCTTATTGATTTAGGTCCAGAAGGTGGCGCAAACGGAGGTGAGATAGTTGCAGCAGGCACACCGGAACAGATTGCAAAGATTGAAAGATCCTATACAGGAAGATTTTTAAAAAAAGCCCTTTCCTAA
- a CDS encoding cysteine desulfurase, producing the protein MKFVYADNNATTMVAPEVVETMLPYFTEYYGNPSSMHTFGGQVAKKIDSARQQVAELIGADPGEVIFTSCGTESDNAAILGILKANPHKRHIVTSRVEHSAVYNLCKYLAQNGYHVTELGVDTHGMLNLNELADAIKEDTAVVSIMYANNETGVIFPIEEIGNIVKQKGSLLHTDAVQAVGKIPINLSKSTIDLLTLSGHKLHAPKGVGALFIRKGITFAPFIIGGHQEKNRRGGTENVPSIIGLGKACELAKKHLVEEQNGVKLLRDKLENEILEKAPDARLNGHKIHRLPNTTNLSFEFVEGEAILLLLNEKGICASSGSACTSGSLEPSHVLRAMGVPFTAVHGSVRLSLSRYSTMEDVDFIIEHLPPIIRRLREISPYGRDTKVKGQVVTTQVSARP; encoded by the coding sequence ATGAAATTTGTATATGCGGACAATAATGCTACGACAATGGTTGCTCCTGAGGTTGTAGAAACCATGCTGCCTTATTTTACAGAATATTATGGGAATCCTTCAAGTATGCATACCTTTGGTGGCCAGGTAGCAAAAAAGATTGATAGTGCAAGACAACAAGTGGCAGAGCTTATTGGCGCCGATCCTGGAGAAGTTATATTTACAAGCTGTGGCACAGAAAGCGATAATGCAGCCATTTTAGGGATACTTAAGGCAAACCCGCACAAGAGACATATCGTAACTTCAAGAGTAGAGCATTCCGCTGTCTACAACTTATGCAAGTATCTGGCTCAGAATGGTTATCATGTAACAGAGTTAGGTGTAGATACGCATGGGATGCTTAACCTCAATGAATTAGCGGATGCAATAAAAGAAGATACGGCAGTTGTATCGATTATGTATGCAAACAATGAGACAGGAGTGATTTTCCCTATAGAGGAAATCGGCAATATTGTGAAGCAGAAAGGCTCTTTATTGCATACAGATGCCGTGCAGGCCGTGGGCAAGATACCGATAAACCTTTCAAAGAGTACGATAGATCTCTTAACACTCTCCGGGCACAAATTGCATGCTCCAAAGGGAGTAGGTGCGCTTTTTATTAGAAAGGGAATTACCTTTGCTCCTTTTATCATTGGTGGACATCAGGAAAAAAATCGCCGTGGTGGCACGGAGAATGTTCCGTCAATCATAGGGCTTGGCAAGGCATGTGAATTGGCAAAAAAGCACCTGGTGGAGGAACAGAATGGTGTAAAATTATTAAGGGATAAGCTGGAGAACGAAATACTCGAAAAGGCGCCAGATGCCAGATTAAACGGGCATAAAATACACCGTCTTCCCAATACTACAAATTTGAGTTTTGAGTTTGTAGAAGGTGAAGCGATTTTGCTATTGCTCAATGAAAAAGGCATTTGCGCTTCATCCGGGTCTGCTTGTACTTCCGGCTCTCTGGAACCTTCCCATGTACTAAGGGCTATGGGTGTTCCTTTTACTGCGGTACATGGCTCGGTACGGTTAAGCTTAAGCCGATATAGCACGATGGAAGACGTTGATTTCATTATCGAACATCTTCCGCCCATTATTAGAAGATTAAGAGAAATATCACCTTATGGCAGGGATACAAAAGTAAAAGGACAAGTTGTTACTACTCAAGTATCAGCAAGGCCATAG
- a CDS encoding aminopeptidase, producing the protein MNIRIKVGTVEKESAEILAFYLYEDLPIADDMLTYCDNALHNIVSELIKKKEFVAKLNKTLILPTYGKIPAKRIMLVGLGKKKEVTLDKVRQAAGTTASIVYDIGIGEVTSVIDSIDMPASPEWYQAYTEGCLLALYTFQKYKYVLPEEKKELKTITLLLSHKETSKPAQEGVKHGQIIADAVCFTRDLINTPAQDKTPTILANTAKKLAGETGVHCKIVSTPELKKLGMGGILGVSQGSNQPPKLIILEYNIHAKNQDTIIFVGKGITFDSGGICIKPAKDMDQMKSDMSGAAAVMGAMKAISKMRLPQRIIGLIPCTENMPGSSAIKPGDIVKFYSGKTAEVVNTDAEGRLILADALGYAEDYKPDAVIDLATLTGSCVVALGTIATGMAGNNEELKKRIRIAGEKSWERVWELPLWDEYQEYIKSDIADIKNTGGPHAGAITAACFLSKFTEKYPWVHLDIAGTSWCDKNTAYTRKGASGVGVRLLIQLIQDWTRFS; encoded by the coding sequence ATGAACATTCGTATAAAAGTTGGCACGGTTGAAAAAGAATCTGCAGAAATACTCGCTTTTTACCTATATGAAGACCTACCGATAGCGGATGATATGCTCACGTATTGTGATAATGCCTTACATAACATTGTATCCGAGTTAATAAAGAAAAAGGAATTTGTTGCTAAACTTAATAAGACACTTATTCTCCCAACGTATGGGAAAATACCTGCTAAGCGTATCATGCTGGTAGGCCTTGGCAAGAAAAAAGAGGTAACTTTAGATAAAGTAAGGCAAGCTGCAGGTACTACAGCCAGTATAGTATACGATATAGGAATTGGGGAAGTTACCAGCGTAATCGATTCAATCGATATGCCTGCTTCTCCTGAGTGGTATCAGGCTTACACGGAAGGATGTCTACTTGCTCTCTATACATTTCAAAAATATAAATATGTACTACCAGAAGAGAAAAAAGAGCTCAAAACAATTACCCTCCTTTTATCTCATAAAGAAACATCAAAACCTGCCCAGGAAGGTGTCAAACATGGACAAATTATTGCAGATGCTGTCTGTTTTACCCGTGATTTGATCAATACACCAGCGCAGGATAAAACCCCAACCATTTTAGCCAATACTGCAAAAAAATTGGCCGGAGAGACAGGCGTTCATTGTAAAATAGTATCAACGCCGGAATTAAAAAAATTAGGCATGGGTGGTATATTGGGTGTTTCACAAGGTAGTAATCAACCACCAAAACTTATTATCCTTGAATATAATATACACGCTAAAAATCAAGATACGATTATATTCGTTGGAAAAGGAATTACTTTCGACTCGGGTGGAATTTGTATAAAACCAGCAAAAGATATGGATCAAATGAAAAGTGATATGTCCGGCGCTGCTGCAGTTATGGGCGCTATGAAAGCTATATCCAAAATGAGACTACCTCAGCGTATCATTGGCCTTATTCCCTGCACAGAGAATATGCCTGGCAGTTCAGCAATAAAACCCGGTGATATTGTAAAATTTTATTCTGGCAAGACTGCAGAAGTTGTAAATACTGACGCAGAGGGGCGCCTTATCCTCGCTGATGCATTGGGATATGCGGAAGACTATAAACCTGATGCTGTTATTGATTTAGCCACCCTTACCGGATCTTGCGTAGTTGCCCTGGGCACAATTGCCACAGGTATGGCAGGAAACAATGAAGAGCTGAAAAAAAGGATTAGGATTGCCGGAGAAAAATCCTGGGAAAGGGTTTGGGAACTGCCTCTCTGGGATGAATATCAAGAGTACATCAAGAGTGATATTGCAGATATTAAAAATACAGGAGGCCCTCATGCAGGGGCAATTACAGCAGCGTGCTTTTTAAGCAAATTTACCGAAAAATACCCTTGGGTGCATCTTGATATTGCCGGCACCTCCTGGTGCGATAAAAATACTGCCTACACCCGGAAAGGGGCTTCAGGTGTTGGCGTCAGGCTGCTCATTCAACTCATCCAGGACTGGACCCGATTCTCATAG
- a CDS encoding methionyl-tRNA synthase, whose product MALNKHTFYVTTPIYYVNDIPHIGHSYTTIAADVLARYKKAKGLEVFFLTGTDEHGQKIQKAAQICNKTPIEFVNTVVDKFKALWNDLCISNDDFIRTTDERHCRRVKRIFQQIFENGDIYLGEYEGWYCVPCESFWIESQLEENKCPECKRVVEKVKEKNYFFRLSKYKNHLLEYYDKHPDFIQPESRRNELLQRIKSQVEDISVSRSAVEWGIQVPMDPTHTIYVWIDALLNYITALGYDDDMQKFQKYWPASVHIIGKEILWFHGVIWPAILMSLKIDLPHKIFAHGWWTVEGQKISKSLGNAINPIHIIQSYGTDAYRYFLLREVPFGLDGNFSYHALIHRINSDLGNDLGNLLQRTLTMIEKYFHGVIPEVIDENDELKRESQITCDKIDQEINQLQFSRALEVIWEFIRRSNKFIEDKKPWSLAKTDITGPQLALVISSLAMAIRNISVFIYPFMPTTTVEIQRQLGILHDTCYPSLEFQQKFKKGTIVRKGKPLFPKIELTELKIASL is encoded by the coding sequence ATGGCCTTGAATAAGCATACATTTTATGTTACCACACCTATTTATTATGTCAATGATATACCACACATTGGACATTCTTATACAACTATTGCCGCTGATGTATTAGCCCGGTATAAAAAAGCAAAGGGGCTAGAGGTCTTTTTCTTGACCGGAACAGACGAACACGGACAAAAAATACAAAAAGCGGCTCAAATCTGTAATAAAACGCCTATAGAATTTGTGAACACAGTGGTCGATAAATTTAAAGCTCTGTGGAATGATCTTTGTATTTCCAATGATGATTTCATACGAACAACGGATGAACGGCATTGCCGGCGAGTAAAGAGAATTTTTCAGCAAATCTTCGAGAATGGAGATATCTACCTGGGAGAATATGAGGGATGGTATTGTGTTCCCTGTGAAAGCTTCTGGATTGAATCACAGCTTGAAGAGAATAAATGCCCGGAATGTAAACGAGTTGTAGAGAAAGTAAAGGAGAAGAACTATTTTTTCAGGCTCTCAAAATACAAAAATCATCTGCTGGAATATTATGATAAACACCCTGATTTTATACAACCTGAATCAAGAAGAAACGAATTATTACAGAGAATTAAATCCCAAGTCGAAGATATCAGCGTAAGCCGTTCGGCAGTAGAGTGGGGTATTCAAGTTCCCATGGATCCAACTCATACTATTTATGTTTGGATCGATGCACTTCTCAACTATATTACAGCTTTAGGGTATGATGATGATATGCAAAAATTCCAGAAATACTGGCCGGCAAGTGTTCATATTATAGGAAAAGAAATCTTATGGTTCCATGGTGTTATTTGGCCTGCCATACTTATGTCCTTAAAAATAGACTTGCCACATAAGATTTTTGCGCATGGCTGGTGGACCGTTGAAGGCCAGAAGATCTCAAAATCCTTAGGGAACGCAATAAATCCAATTCATATTATCCAATCTTATGGCACAGATGCCTATAGATATTTTTTACTGAGAGAAGTTCCTTTTGGTTTGGATGGAAACTTTTCTTACCATGCACTTATTCACCGAATAAATTCTGATTTGGGCAATGACTTGGGCAATTTATTACAACGCACATTAACCATGATTGAAAAGTATTTTCATGGAGTAATTCCCGAAGTTATAGATGAAAATGATGAATTAAAAAGGGAGTCGCAAATCACCTGCGATAAAATAGATCAGGAGATAAATCAACTCCAATTTAGCAGGGCCCTTGAGGTTATTTGGGAGTTTATACGACGTAGCAATAAATTTATCGAAGATAAAAAACCCTGGTCATTAGCTAAGACAGACATTACAGGACCTCAACTCGCTTTGGTTATTAGTTCATTAGCTATGGCTATCAGAAATATTTCTGTATTTATTTATCCATTTATGCCGACAACTACTGTCGAAATTCAACGGCAACTTGGTATCCTGCACGATACTTGTTACCCTAGCTTGGAATTTCAACAGAAATTCAAAAAAGGTACCATAGTACGAAAGGGTAAGCCCTTATTTCCGAAGATAGAACTTACGGAACTAAAAATTGCTTCATTATAA
- a CDS encoding protease: MGNKLGKFYLRPLFVVAFSLCFGIGMYLSYGAVVCAANKQTHEADADALATAVHLEHVFQNVVNQVKPAVVSITSVKTFKHSQQQRQRQMPNDRFHSPSPRSEPDQEDEGDPFRQFRDFFGDDFFDRFFKPRFPEGDFKIQGLGSGVIIDSEKGYIITNNHVVEDADELKVTLGDKREFDGKVIGTDPQTDIAVVKIEGDNLPLAKLGDSDTIQVGQWAIAIGNPFGLSQTVSIGVISATGRANVGVAQYEDMIQTDAAINPGNSGGPLVSIRGEVMGINTAIFTRSGGYQGIGFAIPVNMVKIVMKDLIEKGKVTRGWLGVVIQDIDPALAKSFNVTVTEGVLVSDVQENSPAQEAGLERGDIITEYEGKPIRDVNHLRNTVAQTEVGKKVKMKVLRDGKEKELSIKIGEQPAELFAIGPGGTPPLEKEQKELGMTVQNLTKEIAKNLGIEDESGVIVSNIQPGSPAGMSDIREGDIIKEVNRKKISNVTEFKKALNEADKEKGILMLVKRGEFSRYVIIKIKGK, from the coding sequence ATGGGCAACAAATTAGGAAAATTTTATCTTCGTCCTCTTTTCGTAGTAGCTTTTAGTCTTTGCTTCGGAATCGGTATGTATCTGTCTTATGGAGCCGTAGTATGCGCTGCAAATAAACAGACACATGAAGCTGACGCAGATGCGCTTGCCACAGCCGTGCATCTTGAACATGTATTCCAAAATGTGGTTAATCAGGTTAAACCCGCAGTAGTCTCAATCACTTCTGTAAAAACCTTTAAACATAGTCAGCAGCAAAGACAGCGGCAAATGCCAAATGATCGGTTTCATTCACCTTCACCCAGATCAGAGCCTGACCAGGAAGATGAAGGCGATCCATTCCGTCAGTTCAGAGATTTTTTTGGCGATGATTTTTTTGACAGGTTCTTTAAACCACGATTTCCTGAAGGCGACTTTAAAATACAAGGCCTTGGTTCAGGGGTAATTATAGACAGTGAAAAAGGATACATTATAACGAATAACCATGTAGTAGAAGATGCCGATGAACTCAAGGTTACCTTGGGAGACAAAAGGGAATTTGATGGGAAGGTTATCGGTACCGATCCTCAAACAGATATTGCTGTAGTAAAAATAGAAGGAGATAATTTGCCTTTAGCGAAGCTCGGTGATTCTGATACCATTCAGGTTGGACAATGGGCTATCGCTATTGGAAATCCTTTCGGTTTATCACAAACAGTTTCTATCGGTGTCATTAGCGCTACGGGAAGAGCCAACGTCGGTGTCGCACAATATGAAGATATGATTCAAACGGACGCAGCTATCAACCCTGGTAATAGCGGTGGTCCTCTTGTCAGCATACGAGGCGAGGTAATGGGTATCAATACCGCCATATTTACCAGAAGTGGTGGTTATCAGGGTATCGGGTTCGCCATACCCGTGAACATGGTAAAAATTGTTATGAAGGATCTTATAGAAAAAGGGAAAGTTACCCGGGGATGGCTGGGCGTTGTTATCCAGGATATCGACCCCGCTCTGGCAAAGTCGTTTAATGTTACCGTTACAGAAGGTGTTCTGGTAAGTGATGTTCAGGAAAATTCCCCTGCACAGGAAGCCGGACTTGAGCGTGGAGATATTATCACAGAATACGAAGGAAAGCCTATTCGGGATGTAAATCATCTCCGTAATACCGTTGCTCAAACAGAAGTCGGAAAAAAAGTAAAAATGAAAGTCCTGAGGGACGGCAAAGAAAAAGAATTATCCATCAAGATTGGCGAACAACCAGCAGAATTATTTGCCATTGGACCAGGCGGTACACCTCCTCTTGAAAAGGAACAGAAAGAACTTGGAATGACGGTGCAAAATCTTACAAAAGAGATTGCCAAAAATCTGGGTATTGAAGATGAGAGTGGTGTAATAGTCTCAAATATCCAGCCAGGAAGCCCTGCCGGCATGTCAGATATAAGAGAAGGCGATATTATTAAGGAAGTAAACAGAAAGAAGATTAGCAATGTCACAGAATTTAAAAAGGCATTAAATGAGGCAGATAAGGAAAAAGGTATCCTTATGCTGGTAAAACGAGGAGAATTTTCCCGGTATGTTATTATTAAAATAAAGGGAAAATAA
- a CDS encoding tRNA(Ile)-lysidine synthase has product MRLHKLSFEIFNTINKYQLIQSHTTIIIGVSGGPDSVALLKILHSINTVKNLNLRIFVAHLNHQLRGESSEKDAQFVQNLSRDLSLPFIVKSINIQEISNQTKSSIEETARKERYAFFMELAQEYNALTVSTGHTADDNAETLLHRIIRGTGLPGLGGIPIKRPLTRDSTIQLVRPLLFTWRSEIIEYLKKERQNYRIDMSNYETIYSRNKIRLGLIPLLENQYNKNIKNSLIQLCQILAANNEYLELEAKKILKDSTRERTHDSYSIDTHFLTKQPQILQYLMLQEIFIIMRASLKEIKYKHYIKILDEIIKTGKRRYFQLPGKLYLWHEHGILSVKKEFLHKSCIPQISKTAIQVPGMTSIHPLGYLVSEILDIQDISLEVYKKTKTKDEEVFDLQNLTMPLMVRLRKKGDTISPLGTHGYKKLKDLFIDKKIPVKERDAIPIVVMNDQPIWAIGICIDNTVKVTSTTKKILKLTFNRSNNEQDNK; this is encoded by the coding sequence ATGCGCTTACACAAACTATCTTTTGAAATCTTCAACACGATAAATAAATATCAGCTTATTCAATCACATACTACTATTATTATAGGGGTATCAGGTGGACCCGATTCTGTTGCCCTCCTAAAAATTCTCCATTCCATTAATACCGTTAAGAATCTCAATTTACGTATTTTCGTTGCTCATCTTAATCATCAGCTCCGTGGAGAATCTTCAGAAAAAGATGCGCAATTTGTCCAAAACTTATCCAGAGACCTTTCTCTGCCTTTCATTGTAAAAAGCATTAATATTCAAGAAATCTCAAACCAAACAAAAAGTTCAATTGAAGAAACAGCCCGCAAAGAAAGATATGCATTTTTTATGGAATTAGCACAAGAATATAATGCCCTTACCGTATCAACCGGGCATACAGCAGATGACAATGCAGAAACGCTCCTTCATCGTATAATCAGGGGAACCGGCCTTCCTGGACTTGGGGGAATTCCTATAAAACGCCCACTTACCAGAGATTCCACAATACAACTCGTTCGTCCGCTTCTCTTCACCTGGAGAAGTGAAATTATTGAATATCTTAAAAAAGAACGGCAAAATTACAGAATAGATATGTCCAACTATGAGACGATATACTCCCGGAACAAGATAAGACTCGGCTTAATTCCATTACTAGAAAATCAATATAATAAAAATATCAAAAATTCTCTCATACAATTATGCCAAATCCTCGCTGCTAATAACGAATACTTAGAATTAGAAGCAAAAAAAATATTAAAAGACTCTACCAGAGAAAGAACTCATGATTCATACAGCATTGATACCCATTTTTTAACAAAACAACCTCAAATATTACAGTATTTGATGCTTCAAGAAATATTCATTATCATGAGGGCGTCACTAAAAGAAATTAAATATAAGCATTATATAAAGATACTTGATGAAATAATCAAAACCGGAAAAAGACGGTATTTCCAGTTACCTGGCAAACTCTATTTATGGCATGAACATGGTATACTCTCTGTTAAAAAAGAATTCTTACACAAATCATGCATACCGCAAATATCAAAAACTGCTATACAAGTACCCGGAATGACGTCGATTCATCCTTTAGGATATTTGGTATCTGAGATATTAGATATTCAAGATATATCGTTAGAAGTATACAAAAAAACGAAAACAAAAGACGAAGAAGTTTTTGACTTACAAAATCTTACGATGCCACTCATGGTAAGATTGCGGAAAAAAGGCGATACGATTTCTCCCTTAGGCACACATGGATACAAAAAGCTTAAAGATCTGTTCATTGATAAAAAAATTCCGGTAAAAGAACGTGATGCCATTCCCATAGTTGTAATGAACGATCAACCTATTTGGGCTATTGGTATATGTATCGATAATACCGTAAAGGTTACGTCTACCACGAAAAAAATTTTAAAATTAACCTTTAACAGGTCAAATAACGAGCAAGATAACAAGTAA